In the Arthrobacter sp. Soc17.1.1.1 genome, CGGCGGTCAATGTTCGGCGAGACGGACTCCACCGCCGCGCTGAAGGTCCGCGCGACCCTCCGCCACGGCCTCGTGCCGGTCCTGTGCATCGGCGAGGAGGAACGCGGCGAGCACGGTCCGGCGGTTCACGCGTGCCTGCGGCAGCTCGAGGCGTGCCTCGCGGCCGCCCGCCGCGACGGGACCGGGGGGAGGGTGATCGTGGCCTACGAACCCGTCTGGGCGATCGGCCGGTCGGATCCTGCGCCCGACACCCACATCCGCGCCGTCACCAGTGCGCTGCGCGCGCACCTGGCGGATGATCCGCTGGTGCAGGAGCCCCGGGTGATCTACGGGGGCAGTGCAGGCCCCGGCCTGCTGACCCGCATAGCCCCCGATGTCGACGGCATGTTCCTCGGGCGGTTCGCCCACGACCCGGCCGCGTTCCGGGACATCCTGGACGAGGCGTGGGAGATTGGATCCGGTGATGACAGCAGCGCATTCTGAACGACCGGTTCCCGAGATCGACCGGCGCGGCCTGCGGGACCGCGTGTACGACCGGATCCTGGACATCCTCCTGTCGAGCGAGATGGAACCGGGGGCGAGACTGTCGATCGACACGGTCGCCCGGCAGCTCAAGGTCTCCCCGACACCTGTCCGTGAGGCCATGGTCCAGCTCGAGCGCACCGGGCTCGTGACCCGGGAGGCGCTCAAGGGCTACCGGGTCGCACCTCCCCTCGGCCCCGAGCAGCTCGACGAGCTGTTCGAGGCCCGCATCATGCTGGAGGTCGAAGCGGCCCGGCTCGCAGCGCCTCGCGCGGCCTCCCTCCTCCCCGCCCTCCGGCAGGCACACGAGCACCACCACGAGATGGGCGAACGGGTCACCGCCGCGATGCGGGGCGGCGAGGTCCCGATCCGCACCATCCACGACTATTTCGACGCCGACAACGCCTTCCACCTGGTCATCCTCGATGCCGCGGGCAACCGCTACGTCCAGGACATGTACGCCAATCTGGGGGCGCTGACGCACAGGATGCGCCAGGCGGTCATCAGAGGGACGAGCGATGTGTCCGAGGCCGCCGCCGAGCACGCCGCCATCCTGGAGGCCTTCGCCGGCGGCGACACCGACCTGCCCGTCCGGGCGTTGCGCGCCCACATCGAGGGCGTCCGCGCCCGCTCGCTGAAGGACTCCCCCGACACCTGAGAGCCGGCTCGCGGAAAAGCCTTGCAGACGTCGAAGCGGCCGTTTATATTTCCTATAGGATCTTTCCTCTTCTGAATCCCCCGATTGCAATGGAGCAATGAGATGTCTCTGCAACCCGCGTTCTCGGCGCAGGACTGGCCGATCGCCACCTGCCTGCACGGCATCCCGACGGTGAGCAAGGACGGCGTCGCGCTGCACGACGCCGATCCCGAGGCGTGGGACGACATGTTCAGCCAGGTGGAACATGTCGGTTTCTCGCTGGCCGAGCTCGCCGACAGCCATGTGCGGCCCGCCGATCTCGAACCGTCCCGCCGGGACGAATTCCTGTCCATCGCCGCCTCGCACGGCGTCCGGATCCCGTCGGTCCACCTGCAGCGGCAGAGCGTGATCATGCCGGGCCACGAGGAGCGCAACCTCGCCTACGCGCACCGCACGATCGACGCTGCGGCCGAGTGGGGCATGGAGGTCTTCTCCACCGGACTCCACCAGCCCTTCAGCGAGGCGCAGCGGCGGGCGCTGTGGTTCTGGACGGCGCCGGGACCGAAGGACCCGGACGATCCGGAGGTCTGGCAGGCCGCGGTCACCCGCCTGCGTGAACTCGGCCGGCACGCCGCGGACGTCGGCCTGAAGATGTCGCTCGAACTGTACGAGGACACGTACCTCGGCACGGGCGACAGCGCCGTGCGGCTCGTCGAGGAGATAGGCCTCGACAACGTGGGGATCAATCCGGACATCGCCAACCTCATCCGCCTGCACCGCCCCGTGGAGGACTGGCGTGAACTCCACGCGAAGCTCCTCCCCTACGCCAACTACTGGCACGTGAAGAACTACACGCGGGACGAGGCAGCGGACGGCTCATGGGCCACGAGCGTCCCCAGCTCCATGGAGGCCGGGTTGATCAACTACCGCCAGGTCATCCGCGACGCCCTCGAGCTCGGTTTCGACGGCATCTTCCTCTGCGAGCACTACGGCGGGGACAGCCTCGGCAACTGCGCCACCAATCAGACCTACATCCGCTCACTCCTGCCTGGGAAGAAGGACGCATGACACCGAAGAGAATCGCCGTCGTCGGATCGGGCTACATGGGCGGCGGCATCGCCCAGGTCCTCGCCCTGGCCGGGCACACCGTCCGCATCGCGGACGTGAGCGCCGAGATCGCGGCGTCGAACCTCGAGCGCCTGTTGACCGAGGCGGAGCAGTTCACCGCCGACGGCCTCTTCCCGGCGGATGCCCGCGAGAGCATCGCGGCGAACGTCTCGGCTGCCGAGTCGATCGAGGACGCGGTGTCCGACGCCGAGTTCATCGAGGAGGCCGTGCCGGAGCGCATCGAGATCAAGCACGAGACACTCCGGCGGATCTCCGCGGCGGCTCGGCCCGACGCCATCATCGGCTCGAACACCTCCACCATCCTGATCGCGGCTCTCGCCGAGGCGGTGGAGCATCCGGAGCGGTTCCTGGGCGTCCACTTCTCGAACCCCGCACCCTTCATCCCCGGCGTCGAACTCATCCCGCACCCGGACACGGACGACGGCGTCATCCCCGTGGTCGAGGAGATCGTCGCCTCCACCGGCAAGGAGACGGCGCGGGTGAAGGATGCCACCGGCTTCGTGCTGAACAGGCTCCAGTACGCGCTGTTCCACGAGGCCACGCAGATCGTGGAGGAGGGCATCGCGACCGCGGACGACATCGACACGATCGTCCGCACGACCTTCGGCTTCCGGCTCCCCGTCTTCGGTCCCTTCGCCATCGCGGACATGGCCGGACTCGACGTGTACTCGTTCTGCTACGCGTCGCTGCAGACGCGCTGGCCCGAGCGCTTCGCGACACCGGAGTCCCTGAAGGAGCTCGTGGACGCCGGCAAGTTCGGCACCAAGACCGGCGCCGGCTACCTGGACGTCCCGGCGGAGCGCACCGCGGAACTGATCGCCTACCGCAACAAGGCGTACGTGGCCATCAAGAATCTCATGGACGAACTCGGTCCTGCACCCATCCACTGATCGCAAGGAGATCCTCCCGTGGCATCAGCATTCCCCGACTCCAGGTCGGTCATCCTCACCGGGGCCGCCTCGCCGCGCGGCATCGGTCGCGCGTCCGCGCACTACCTCGCCGGGCTCGGCTGGAACATCGGCATCATCGACCTCGACGAGGGGGCCGCGACGGCCGTGGCCCGTGAGATCGCCGACGAGCACGGCGTCACCGCAGCCGGGGCCGGAGCGAACGTGGCGGACGAACCGGAGGTGCGGGCAGCCTTCGACAGCCTCGAGGCCGCCCTCCCGCAGGTCGTCGCCCTGGTGAACCTCGCCGGTGTCTCCAGTCCCGTGCCGTATCTCGAGGTCACCGCCGAGGAGTGGGACCGCGTCATGGGCATCAACATGAACGGCGTCCACTACGCCACCCGGCGGGCCGTCGAGTCCATGGTCGGGCACGGCGTCGGGCGGGTGGTCAACCTGTCCTCGGTGTCCGCGCAGCGCGGCGGCGGGACGTTCTCCAAGACCGTCTACTCCGCCGCGAAGGCGGGCGTCATCGGCTTCACGCGCTCCGTGGCCCGCGAGCTGGGCGGGGCGGGCATCACCGTCAACGCCATCTCGCCCGGTCCCATCGACACGGACATCATGGGTGGCACGCTCACGGAGGAACGGAAGGCCGCCATGGCGGCCGACGGCGTCCTCCCGCGCATCGGCACCCCCCGGGACATCGCAGCAGCCATCGCCTACCTCATCAGCGAGGACGCCGGATTCGTGACGGGCCAGACCCTGAACGTCGACGGCGGACTCTACATGCACTGACATGGGCGACTGGTCGAAATCCCGCATCCTGTTCCTCGCCGTCGGCATCATCCTCGTCGGTATCGGGGCCTGGCTCATCTTCCCCTCACTCGTGGGCTGAGCCGCACACCACCACCACACCCACCGCACTAAGGAGAGTCCCATGTCCGCTACGGACGCGGTCAAAGACGACCTGGACAGCCCAGCGCTTGCCTCCGCCGTCAAGAAAGCCGCACGGCACCTGATGCCGATGCTCATCATCCTGTACTTCGTCGCGTTCCTGGACCGCACGAATGTGGGATACGCCGAAGCGGCCCTCGAGATGGACCGCGGCATCAGCGCCGGTGCGTTCGCCCTCGGTGCCGGCATCTTCTTCATCGGCTACGCGATCTTCGAGATCCCGTCCAACCTGCTGCTCAAGAAGTTCGGTGCCAGGTGGTGGCTC is a window encoding:
- a CDS encoding GntR family transcriptional regulator, which gives rise to MTAAHSERPVPEIDRRGLRDRVYDRILDILLSSEMEPGARLSIDTVARQLKVSPTPVREAMVQLERTGLVTREALKGYRVAPPLGPEQLDELFEARIMLEVEAARLAAPRAASLLPALRQAHEHHHEMGERVTAAMRGGEVPIRTIHDYFDADNAFHLVILDAAGNRYVQDMYANLGALTHRMRQAVIRGTSDVSEAAAEHAAILEAFAGGDTDLPVRALRAHIEGVRARSLKDSPDT
- a CDS encoding triose-phosphate isomerase family protein, with translation MPRFTIGSSLKMYFGHRQQLEWTRRVAEIASTHPAVQQDVVEPFVIPTFPSIGAVRDLAAPGGLLVGAQDVHWEDAGAYTGEVSAAELAEVGVRLVEIGHAERRSMFGETDSTAALKVRATLRHGLVPVLCIGEEERGEHGPAVHACLRQLEACLAAARRDGTGGRVIVAYEPVWAIGRSDPAPDTHIRAVTSALRAHLADDPLVQEPRVIYGGSAGPGLLTRIAPDVDGMFLGRFAHDPAAFRDILDEAWEIGSGDDSSAF
- a CDS encoding SDR family NAD(P)-dependent oxidoreductase, whose product is MASAFPDSRSVILTGAASPRGIGRASAHYLAGLGWNIGIIDLDEGAATAVAREIADEHGVTAAGAGANVADEPEVRAAFDSLEAALPQVVALVNLAGVSSPVPYLEVTAEEWDRVMGINMNGVHYATRRAVESMVGHGVGRVVNLSSVSAQRGGGTFSKTVYSAAKAGVIGFTRSVARELGGAGITVNAISPGPIDTDIMGGTLTEERKAAMAADGVLPRIGTPRDIAAAIAYLISEDAGFVTGQTLNVDGGLYMH
- a CDS encoding sugar phosphate isomerase/epimerase family protein encodes the protein MSLQPAFSAQDWPIATCLHGIPTVSKDGVALHDADPEAWDDMFSQVEHVGFSLAELADSHVRPADLEPSRRDEFLSIAASHGVRIPSVHLQRQSVIMPGHEERNLAYAHRTIDAAAEWGMEVFSTGLHQPFSEAQRRALWFWTAPGPKDPDDPEVWQAAVTRLRELGRHAADVGLKMSLELYEDTYLGTGDSAVRLVEEIGLDNVGINPDIANLIRLHRPVEDWRELHAKLLPYANYWHVKNYTRDEAADGSWATSVPSSMEAGLINYRQVIRDALELGFDGIFLCEHYGGDSLGNCATNQTYIRSLLPGKKDA
- a CDS encoding 3-hydroxyacyl-CoA dehydrogenase family protein; translation: MTPKRIAVVGSGYMGGGIAQVLALAGHTVRIADVSAEIAASNLERLLTEAEQFTADGLFPADARESIAANVSAAESIEDAVSDAEFIEEAVPERIEIKHETLRRISAAARPDAIIGSNTSTILIAALAEAVEHPERFLGVHFSNPAPFIPGVELIPHPDTDDGVIPVVEEIVASTGKETARVKDATGFVLNRLQYALFHEATQIVEEGIATADDIDTIVRTTFGFRLPVFGPFAIADMAGLDVYSFCYASLQTRWPERFATPESLKELVDAGKFGTKTGAGYLDVPAERTAELIAYRNKAYVAIKNLMDELGPAPIH